In one window of Meleagris gallopavo isolate NT-WF06-2002-E0010 breed Aviagen turkey brand Nicholas breeding stock chromosome 4, Turkey_5.1, whole genome shotgun sequence DNA:
- the C4H4orf48 gene encoding neuropeptide-like protein C4orf48 homolog, giving the protein MMLLPCLLRRLVLTVPLVFVAALLLMEPARSDQEAGTAIPAESRPCVDCHAFEFMQRALQDLKKTAYNLDTRTETLLLQVEKRNLCDCVTANLLN; this is encoded by the exons ATGATGCTGTTACCCTGCCTTCTGAGAAGACTGGTCCTTACAGTTCCTTTAGTTTTTGTGGCTGCACTACTTCTCATGGAGCCTGCTAGATCTGATCAAGAAGCAGGAACAGCCATACCAGCTGAAA GCCGTCCCTGTGTTGATTGCCATGCATTCGAGTTCATGCAGAGGGCTCTGCaggatttaaagaaaacagcatatAATCTAGACACACGG ACAGAAACACTGCTTCTTCAAGTGGAAAAGAGAAATCTGTGTGACTGTGTAACTGCAAATCTGCTGAACTGA